The sequence TCCGCTCCCTTTGTAAAGGTCAATCTCGGTTCCAGGGAAACCTGGTTGACTTTGTAGTTACGGTTGTCAAATTTCGGATTACCGGTGGCCAACAGGTTCAAGCCTGTTTTACCAATAGTTTCAAATGTCCATCGCCGCGTGATATTCACCCTGGTACGCATTGTCCAGTCCCGTAGTGCCCGGCTTTCCAGGCCATAAGTAAGCAATATCCTACTCTTGTTCCTGGAATTGCTGATATCAAAGCCCCACTTTGAACTAAACCGGTTAAAAGCAAGACTATTCACCCAGATATTGGTGAGGGTGAGCAGGCTACTGTCAGTTAACTCGTTATAAAATGGATTAAAATGTACACTGCCATCTGAAACCTGTTTACTGAATAATTGCAGGGAAGATTGCAGGTTCACACGGGCTATGAATTTTTTAATCCCCCTGGATTTCGCAGGATCAAGCAATGCCCTTGGATTCAAAGCCAGGCTATAATTGAAGCTGTTATAAGCAGCTTTCACGAACTCATTGGTGGGTGTAAAAATCCGGATATACTTGGCCTGGTCCTGGAACTGCGCAAACTCAAACTCATTCAGCTGTTGAACGCCATCATTATTATAGTCAAACCAGGTGTATTCACCCTGGCCGGCAGGTACTTCCAGGAAAGCATAATCCCTTTTCTGTTCCTGGCCGGCGCCTAATTCATACAACAGGTTTCCTGTGAGCATTCCTTTCCATTCATTCACAAGGTATTCTACACGCCCAAGCAAACTCTTGTCAGACTGGCTATTTGCGCTTGTTTTATAATTTACATCCAGTGTACGGTAGGTGGCATTCACGCGCAACTGGTGGGAAGCATTGGCCAGTAATTCGGTCATCAGGGTATAATTCTGGCTTCGGTCAGTGCGTAAAAGGTCTTTGCCAACCGGCAACTGGTCACTTCGCGTATAATAACCAATACCCCATTTATTGAGTTTCTTTTCATTTGACCTTAAATAGAACCGGAGGATGTCAAATGAAAAACTATATGGTGTAATAGAATCGCTGATTTTGTTGCGTGCTTCATTATGTTCCAGGGCATAACTGACACCCACAGTATAATTCTTCAGGCCGGCAAGGGTTTTTGCAATATCCAGCGAAGGCCTGAAAAAATATCCTTTATCGGTCTGGCTGCTGGTTTGTGTAATGCTGACAAGGTTATTAAAATGCCATCCCTTTGAATCCTGCAGGTGTTGCAGGCTGTTCCTAAGGCCATTAAAATGATCACTCCTGTTATATCCGGTGAGCTGGTACCTGATTTTATTTTCCTTTGAATCCGAAAGTTCCAGCCCGGCCTGGTACATGGTTTCATCAGCTGCGGAAACAATTAACGGTAATCCCCAGTCGCGAGTGAATTCCACATTACGCAGGCGTTCCAACGGCTTAAAAGTCTTTTCGACCCACTCAATGGCACCATCCCCCTGCACTTTATATTCCTTACTGAGGGGAATGATATGTTTGCCCTGGAATTTAGCGGCTAAGCCTTTGTCGTTCCCCTTATCTTTCCTGGAGAACGTGTTCACATCATAATTGGTCAAACCAAAATCCGCACTGATAGTGGTTCTACCGGTAACCAGGTAATCACCGCCAATAGTAATAACCTGCTGTTGCTTGGGTGAAACCAGGAAAGTAGCCGGCTCATACCTTCCTTGCGGAATACCATTGAAAGGTTCGACCCATTTATAAACCTTGCCATTGGCAGCATTCAGGTCCGGAATGTAATTGCCTTTGAGATCCCCTACATCTACAAATGACAAACTATACTTTGCACTGTCTGGATTAGTTGAATACATGTAAATGGAATCGGGCACACCATTCACCAGCACTTCAATTTTCTTATACAATATTTTACCCGGAGCAAAAGTATCAGTTGCTGCAATCGGATAATAAGCACGATGGATACTATCCCCCAGTATCCCGAGAAACTGTTTTTGCCTGGTATCCAAAGTCTGGTTGATAGGTGAATTCTTGGCGTCATTATTGGAAAAAACACCCATGCGCAACCGAAAGCGGTTGCCAAAAGCAGCCTCGTTGGACAAGTACATGTTGGTATTCAAATAATTCCGGTCGGCATATTCAAATTCCACCTGGATACGCCGGTCCTTTGTGATCATCCTTGCCGGTGTAAATGTGATCTCGGCCGAATTATAGTTGATCACATAATCACGGTCCTCACCTCTTTGCAGCAGTTCGCCATCAATAAACACCCGTTCAGTACCCGCCAGCACTACGAAATACAATTCGTTATTAGCTCCAGTAAGCCGGTAGGGGCCCTGGTTGCCTTCCAATCCATCAAATACATTCCGGGTAAACTTTCCTTTGGCAATGGAGCCACTGAACATTGTCCTGTTGGTGGTGTTTCTACCGATACGTGAGGTGTTTTCAAATGCAGCACCCTGTAACCGTTTATAAAAATTAAGGAAGTAATTCCGGTTTTCCCTGATATCGATATCCCCCAGGCTCAACTGCCAGCCTCCTTTTTTGAATTGCAGGAAAATGCGGTCAAATTCATTTAATTCCTGGGTGGTACCATCTGGCTGGATAGGAATATTATTATCGGTTATTGCCGCTGCAATCTCAATACTGTCTGCCAGGTAGCCGTTGATCTGGAGGTTCAGGTTGGAACTCACCACCGCATCCTGGGCGTTACCAAAAGAAATACCCCTGCCAAAACTGCCGCTGTACGTGATATTACCAAAATTAAAAAAATCGGCATTGCTCCCGGCCTCTGCAGGAATAACTTTTATGCCCTTTTGGTTGACATAACTATTCAACAGGCTATCAAAATTGAGGGGTTGTTTGAGCGCATTTAACCGGCTTTTTAACACCCGGTAACGGATAGTAACTGAATCTGCGGGTGGAACCTGGATCCAGCTAATAGTGGCATTGATCCAATCAATCCTGAATGAAGAATCGACCAATCCGGCAATTTTAACCGAGCCGGGCACCAGGCTTAAAGTATCTATGGCGATCAGCTTACCCGCCTGAACCGGGATGCGGCGTTCGCGAAGGTTGGAGACAGGCATATTGCTGCGGACCGGCGGATTCACCTGAGCCACAGCAATTCCCGTAAAGGATACGATCAACCAACATATCAGCAGTATTTTTCCCAATCTTCCCGATTTCACTAAAAGCGGTTAAAAGTAGCATTTATTGCCCAGTTGAATGGCGCAACGAAATGGCCAATAAGATTGTCTTCCCTTTACCATGAAAATCAACCTGCGATTAACCCTGACTGCTTGTTTAGCCTCCTGGTTATTAACCGCCTGCATTGAACAACAACTTGTGTATGTGAGTCCATACCCAAATATCCAAACTGGATATACCGTAACACCGTTGATCCGCGACAGCTTGAAAGTGGCCAGCTATGGATCTTTTGCTTTTACGAATGGAAGTGCCAACCATAACCTGACCGACAGGATATTTATCGTGCAGGGAAAATTCCACCAGAGTTTCCAGGTGGCCAAAAACCTGCAGATGTTTTACGGCCTGCAGGGATCAGCAGGAAGTTACCGCGTCAATTGGAATGACTATTATTATTTTCCGGTGGAATTGGATCCGGATAAATTACCCGTCAAACCCGGGCCAAAATTCACCGGTTCGGTTGGATTGTTGGGGGGTATGAACCTGATCGTTCCGGTCAGCCAACACCTTGACTGGAAAATCATCGGTATTGAAGGCTCTGTTTCCAGGGAATTTGGTGAGTATATGCAATTCCGTGAAAAAATCCCCGACTCCATTGTCAACATTGTCGACAGGCGAAACACACCAGGCAGTCTTGGCATGTTTACTGACTTCAATTTTAAACTGAAGAATAAAAAGAGCATGGGTATGAATTTCGGCGGCGGAACCGGGTTTACGCAGTTTAAGAGTCCTAACGACTATTACAATGTTCGAAACAGTGCCTACTTCATTGCTGGATACCATTTTACAAGTGACCGATATACCGGCTATTTCCAGGGCCGGTTTGGAGATTACTTTGCCGGTTTCTTTTGTGGACTAACCTATCGCCTGTAAACTACGCCATTACCTTTTCACCATACAGTTCTGCCCGCAATTGCTTTACCCTGGCATCTTCCAGGTATTCATCGAAGGTCATCAGGCGATCGATGATGCCACCAGGTGTTAGTTCAATGATCCGGTTGGCCACCGTTTGCATGAAAGTGTGGTCATGGGATGTCATCAGCACTATACCCGGGAAATTCTGGCAGCCTTCGTTAAAGCTCTGGATGCTTTCCAGGTCAAGGTGGTTAGTGGGCTGATCCAGAATGATCAGGTTGGGGTTCTGCAGCATCATACGGCTTAACATACAACGTACTTTCTCACCACCGCTTAGCACACTGGTCTTTTTCAGGATATCATCCCCGCCAAATAACATTTTCCCCAGGAAGCCGCGTAAAAAAGGCTCATCGGCATCGGTCACCTGGGGTGGGACGTACTGGCGTAGCCAATCCATCAGCGACAGGTTATTATTGAAGAACTCATTGTTCTCAACAGGGAGGTATGCGGATGTAATGGTGGTGCCCCATTCAAATGTGCCTTTATCTGCCTTTCTATGATTGGTAATGATCTCAAAAAAACTGGTCACCGCCAGGGGATCCTTGCTGAGGAAAGCAATTTTATCGCCTTTATTGATACTGAAGGTTACTTTATCAAATAATGCACGGCCATCAACAGAAGAAGCCAGTTTTTCGACATTCAGGATCTGGTTACCCACTTCGCGCTGGGGTTGGAAAATAATACCCGGGTAGCGGCGGTTAGAAGGTTCGATCTCATCGATCGTCAGCTTCTCAAGGGCTTTTTTCCGACTGGTGGCTTGTTTTGATTTTGAGGCATTTGCACTGAACCGGGCGATAAATTCCATCAGGGCAGCGCGCTTTTCCTCGGTCTTCTTATTCTTGTCATTGATCTGCCGGCTCATCAACTGTGAACTCTCATACCAGAAAGTATAGTTACCCGTGAATATCTTGATCTTCTGGCGGTCCACATCGGCCACATGGGTACAAACAGCATCTAAAAAGTGCCGGTCATGTGATACCACCAAAACAATGTTCTCGTAATCGGCAAGGAAGTTTTCCAGCCAGCTAATCGTCTCAATATCAAGGCCGTTGGTAGGTTCGTCTAATAATAATATATCGGGATTACCAAAGATGGCCTGGGCCAATAGCACCCTAAGTTTGAGGTTACCCGGAATATCTTTCATGAGGCTCTGGTGGAATTGCTCAGGTACCCCAAGTTCACTCAGCATGCTTCCCGCATCACTCTCTGCGGTGTATCCGCCCATTTCACCAAATTCACCTTCCAGTTCACCGGCACGCATACCGTCCTCTTCAGAGAAATCAGCTTTGGCATAAATAGTGTCCCTTTCCTGCATCACATCCCACATTTTCTGGTGCCCCATCAACACCGTATGGAGCACAGTTACTTCATCGAAAGCAAAGTGGTTCTGCTTCAATACAGCCAGACGCTCACCCGGGGAAATGGTAACAGAACCTTTGGTTGGTTCAATTTCTCCAGACAAGATCTTAATGAAAGTCGACTTTCCGGCACCATTGGCACCAATAACCCCATAACAGTTGCCTTTGGTGAAGTTCAGGTTCACTTCATCAAACAAAACCCTTTTACCAAAAGACAGCGTTACATTATTAACTGAAATCATATGAATATCCCTTTTCGAGGCGCAAAGGTACGAAGAAGCAGTGAAGTATGCCGGACTGATTCTTTCCTTTTTCCGATAGATTTATGAGTTTGTGCCACCGATTTGCAGTTGGCATTCTATCATTCAGAACAGCCATTTATATGCAGATTTATTTTATTTGACTGGTTGACGATTGGGACATATAGTATAGGAAAACACTTAATTTTGAAGGAATAACTGTTTATTTATGCATGGAAAAAATCACTGACTGGTATTTCGCTGTCATTTTCTTTGCCGGCTTTTTGGGATTTGTCGTAGCAGGAATACTTTTCTATTTAAACAAAAACAATTCCTTCCCGGCACGTTTATTAGCTGGTTTCCTGGTTTGCATTTCCTACCTCGCCATCAATTTCGGACTGATGGTAACCACTTTTTACCTTCATTTTCCGCATTTATGGCGTGCGTTTGGCTGGACTTCATTTTGTTATGCACCTTTAGCCTATATATATGTAAGAAGCGTCCTGGAACAATCCTATAGTTTCAAACGGAAAGACTTTTTATGGTTCCTGCCGGCAATTTTATATACCATCAACCTACTGCCATTTTATCTCTGGCCTGCAGCGGAGAAAATTGAATTCCTGGAAAATTTGCTGGCAACTCCCCGGCTAATTTTGAGGGAGCCTGAAGGACTGCTTCCGCAAGGCTGGGGCGTTTGGGCAAGATTGGTGATTGGCGTAGTTGCGACAACGGGCCAATTCCTGTTGCTGGCCAAATGGAAAAAAAAGATACTGGAAGCTGAAAAGCGCATTGAACAGAATATTGTTATTTTCCGTTGGCTTTCCTTATTCTCACTCGTCAATGCCATCTTTTATACCCTTGTTTTCATAGCTTTTATCTTTCATTTCTCAGGATCTTCCAACTATAATTACCCAATTATCTTTACCATTTGCGGCACCATCTTTTTTGTTTGCATTTCATTGCTGGTAAGGCCTTCCATATTGTATGGTATGACAGGGTGGCTGCAGGAACCAGAACCCACCCTTCTCCCTGAACCAGATAATGAACAAAGAAAAAACTCCTTAAGTATTTCCCAGGGAACTGCTTATAAGGAAGCCATTGAAAATCACTTCAGGACAAAACTCCCGTTTCGGAAGAATGGCTATACCATCGGTGAACTGTCGCAGGAACTAAACATCCCATCCTATCAATTGTCAGCATTTATAAACCAGGAATATGGGAAAAACTTCAATGAACTGATCAACCAGTTCAGGGTAAATTACCTGGTTGACCTGGTAAAAACTTCTCCTGATTACCATCAATTCACTTTAGAAGCACTTGGTAAGGAAGCTGGATTCAATACCCGGGCGGCATTTATTTCTGCAGTAAAAAAGAATACCGGAAAAACGCCTTCCGATTATTTTGGGCGGAAAACGGAAGCGATTGAGGCCTGATTTGTACAAACTTTGAAAGTTTTTACAATTCCGTACATGCCTGATCGCCTGAATCTTCACAAAAAAGCTAAACTGCGTGATGAAAAAGGGTGGATATAAAGTAAAGTATTTCATCCCTTTGTTTTATCACCACCCTTTCACAGGATTTCCTTTTATTTCAAAACAGTTTAGTTTAAAATGTTACCGCCAAATTCAGTTATTATGATTTCTGCAAGCATTAACCTGTTAAAAAAAACCCTGTTTTCAGGCCTCGCCTTCTTATTGTTCTTATCCCCGCAGCTTTCCTTTTCGCAATCTGATCCCAGGGAAGTCAGGAAAGAAGTTTTTAAAGGCGAAATCAAATTAGATGTACGCGATTCCAAAGCTGACTGGGTGCCTTATACCCCAAAAAAAGCCCCCAAAGGTGCGCCGAATGTATTGTTTGTTTTGTATGATGATACAGGCTTAGCGTCCTGGTCGCCATTTGGTGGTGCGATCAATATGCCCACCCTGGATAAACTGGCCAAAAACGGCCTTATTTATACCCAGTGGCATACTACTGCCCTTTGTTCGCCAACCCGATCAACTTTATTAACCGGCCGCAATCACCACCTTACCGGAAATGCCGCGATTACTGAAGGCGCTAATGGCTTTCCTGGTGCACACGGCCGTATTCCTGAACAGACAGCAACAATTGGCCAGATATTACAGGATAACGGCTGGAGTACCTTCTGGATGGGAAAAAACCACAATGTTCCTGAACAGGATGTTTCATCCGGCGGAAGCCGCAAACAGTGGCCAACCCAAATGGGCTTTGACCGCTTTTATGGTTTTATTGGTGGGGAAACCAACCAATGGTATCCCGACCTGATCGAAGACAACCATTTCATTGAAGCCCCCTATGGACCTGAAAAAGGCTATCACCTGTCCAAAGACCTGGCCGATAAAGCCCTGGAATATATCCGTGACCAGAAAGCGACCAACCCCTCCAAACCCTGGTTCATGTGGTATTGTCCGGGTGCCAACCATGCCCCCCACCATGCCCCGGCGGATTATATCGCCAAATACAAAGGTAAATTCGACGGTGGCTATGATGCCTATCGCAAATGGGTATTGCCCCGTATGATCGAAAGAGGTATCATTCCAAAAGGCACCGACCTCACCGAATTCAACCCACTTCCGCCTAATGTGAGCAGTCCGGCTGACTATGTGCGCCCCTGGAATGAACTGAAACCGGAAGAGAAAAAACTGTTTTCACGGCTCGCCGAAGTTTACGCCGCCTTCTCGGAATATACAGACGTTCAGGTAGGAAGGATTATTGATTACCTGGAGAAAACCGGACAATTAGAAAACACCGTGGTGATTTATGCAGCAGATAACGGTGCTTCCGGTGAAGGATCACCCAATGGATCTGTAAATGAAAATAAATTCTTCAATGGTTATCCGGATGAGCTGGCAGAGAACCTGAAATATATGAATGTGATGGGTGGACCGGATACCTACGAGCATTTCCCAACAGGCTGGGCAGCGGCATTTTCCACACCTTTTAAAATGTTCAAGCGCTACAGTGAATATGCTGGTGGAACATCTGATCCTTTAGTGATCTCCTGGCCCAAAGGCATCAAAGCCCGTGGTGAAGTGCGTAACCAATACCACCACTCAACAGATATTGTTCCGACCATCCTGGAAATATGCGGACTGGAAATGCCCAAGGTATATAAAGGTGTAGGGCAATATCCTATAACCGGCACCTCCATGAAATATACTTTTGATGCAACCCCGGACGCACCAACACAAAAACACCGGCAATATTATGCCATGCTGGGCACCCGGGCTATTTGGGAAGATGGCTGGAAAGCAGTTGCTTTACACGCTCCATTAACCAGTAAAGGACATTTCGACCAGGATGAATGGGAGCTGTATAATGTAAATACCGACCGTGCAGAATCAAAGAACCTTGCCAAAGAAAATCCGGAAAAACTAAAACAACTCATCGCTGCCTGGTTTGATGAAGCAGACAGAAACCTGGTATTACCATTGGACGACCGGTCAGCTGTTGAACAGCTCGGTATTGAAAGACCGTCTGAAGAGGAACCCAGGGAACGTTATTTGTATTTCCCGGGAACTGCACCAGTTCCGGAAGGTGTGGCGGTAAATGTTCGTGGCCGTTCATTCAAGATCATAGCTGATGTAACGATCAAAGACATCAACGCCAGTGGGGTCATCTTTGCTCATGGTTCGAGGTTTGGTGGCCATACATTGTTCATCAAGAATAAAAAACTGTATTATGTCTATAATTTCCTTGGCATCAAGCCCGAACAGAAATTGATCTCGGGTGAACTTAAACCCGGGAAATATACCCTGGGTATGGAATTCATCCGCGAGAAAACCGGGGAACATGGGGAACAAATCGGCCAGGCCAAATTATATGTAAATGATAAAATGGTAGCGAAGGGTCCCATGAAAACACAAGCAGGAAAATTCACCCTGTCAGGAGATGGCTTGTGTGTGGGATATGATAGTGGTGATGCAGTAAGCAGTGAATATAAAACTCCAGGTACTTTTAAAGGCGGAACTATCCTGGGTGTTGGTATTACAGTTGAAAAGGCCCAGTACCTTGATTTGCAGAAGGAAGCACAAAGGGCATTGTACAGGGATTAATGCACGTATACTAACCTGGCTGAATAGGTCTTAACCAGGGGTTGTCCATCTTTATGACCGGCAACCCCTGGAACTTAAGAATACCCTCAAATGAAAATGCAGCCAACCTTGTTTCAATTTATAAATCAATACATATCAGTGACCCAAAAAAAGCAATAAACAATCCTGTACTCCTAAGTTTGGTGAATAGATGTCCTTCAAAAAATTCACCCAACCATGCTTTTAAAAAAATGGTGGCTAATGGTTGCCCAGGGGATATTGCTGCTGTTATTGAGTTCTTTTTTCCTTACAAATCCCAAACAGCTGATTTCCTCCACAGGAATCCAGGTTGCCAGTATTGCTTTGCTGACCGGTGCGATTGCCGTGTTGGGGTATTTCCTGGCTAATCCCAATGATAAAGACATGATCGAAATGCTATCTGGTGTTTTCAGCATAGTTGCCGGCGTATTTTTTCTTACCGGTGGCAGCCTTGCCCACCAGCTGATCAGCTGGCTATATGCCGGATTCATGGCCTTAAATGCTTTACTGACCATTCACACCTGCTGGTTCTTAAAATCCGAAATCAGCTGGTGGTGGATGTCCATTGTTTTCCTCGCTTATACCTTATTGGTTATTTACCTGTTCGTTACAGGTGACTCCACAATGAATACACCCTTGAACATTATAATTGGACTGCAGTTTCTGTTAACCGGGCTGTTTTCCATTTTGCTGGCAACAGCAGTGAACAAACTGGAACGTGAATTCAGTAAAACGATCCAGGAAATCATCAATCAGCGCAACACATAATTCTAAAGAATCAAAACAAAACGCATGCTTGAATTCATTGGTCGAAAATGGTGGATCTCTTTTTTGAAGATAATGACGGCAATGTTTTCCAAAAAGATAATAAAGGAAAAGTCAACCAACGGGACAATAAATCAAACAGTTGGAAGCCGGCAAATAATACAACCGCTAACAATCCGGTAAACCGTGATATGCAAGCCCGGGACCGGAGCAACCAGAGAACAAATAATTACAATACTATGAGCCGGCCTGCAGCAAAACCAGCTGGAAGGCCAAATACGGGATCAAGGCCAGCGGGCGGTGGAAAGAGACGGTAAAACAATTGCCAGTAGATGATAAATATCAACTGAAAAAACGATTAATGTCATTTTACTGGTAATGCATTCCAATTAGCTTTACCCTATAATTAAGCAATATGGATAAGCATTATTTATTGAATGAATTCCCTGAACAAAAAGAAAAGATCCAGGAATTGAAAGTTTCTGATGCCCACTTTAAAAAATTGTATGAAGAATATAATGCAGTGAACCATGAAGTGGAGCGTATTGAGAATGGCCTGGAACCCACTTCCGACGTGTTTTTGAATGATTTGAAATTAAAGCGTGTAACGTTGAAGGATGAATTGTATGGAATGTTAGAGAAAGGGTGAACGGTAAATGGTAAACGGTGAACAGTAAACGGTAAACAGGGCAAATAGGAAATAAGCCAACAGGTAATACCTGTTGGCTTATTTATTCAATTATAGTATTTAGAATAACGGGGGCACCGTCTACCGTTCACCGTTTACCTCTCACCTCCTACTTCTCCGACACCAATCCTGCTCCAATATATTCTGCATTCAGCCTGGCGATATTGCTCAAAGAGATTTCCTTTGGACAAACCGCTTCACAGGCTCCTGTGTTAGTGCATGCACCGAATCCTTCCTTATCCATTTGCGCCACCATGTTCAACACACGGGTCTTCCGTTCGGGAGCGCCTTGTGGTAACAAGGCCAGGTGTGAAACTTTGGCAGACAGGAATAACATTGCTGAACTGTTCTTGCAGGCTGCAACGCAGGCCCCGCAACCGATACAGGCTGCCGCTGCAAAAGCGGAATCGGCCTTATCCTTTTCAACAGGTGTGGCATTGGCATCCACCGCATTACCGGTGTTTACAGAAATAAATCCGCCTGCCTGTATAATGCGGTCAAATGAACTACGGTCTACCATCAGGTCTTTGATCACCGGGAAGGCACTGGCCCTCCAGGGCTCAACAACAATAACATCGCCATCCTTGTATTCGCGCATGTGCAACTGGCAGGTGGTATTCGCATGCCAGGGACCATGTGGCCTTCCATTGATATACATGGAACACATACCGCAGATTCCTTCACGACAATCGTGGTCAAATGCAATAGGATCCTTTCCATCACTGATCAGTTGTTCATTCAGCACGTCAAACATTTCAAGGAAAGACATTTCCTTAGAAATACCCTGCACAGGATAAGTTTCAAAGCGTCCTTTATCCTGGCTGTTTTGTTGTTTCCAGACTTTCAAGGTCAGATTCATTGTACCGTGTTCCATAGTCAAGTATTAAAACAATATTATTTATAGCTACGCTGGCTTGGTTTAGCCACTTCAAAATCGAGTGTTTCCTTGTGTAATTCCCAGTCGTGTTCGCCCTTCAGTTCCCAGGCGGCGACATAGGCATAATTCACATCATCCCGCTTGGCTTCGCCTTCCTCTGTCTGGCTTTCTTCCCTGAAATGGCCGCCACAGCTTTCATTGCGGTTCAATGCATCAATACACATCAGTTCACCCAGTTCAATAAAGTCGGCCACCCTGTTGGCTTTATCCAGTTCAGGGTTCATTTCTTCCACTTTACCAGGAATCCTAAGATCAGACCAGAATTCATTTTTCAAGGCGCGGATCTCCTCAATGGCTTGTTGAAGGCCTTCGGCATTCCTTGCCATGCCGCATTTATCCCACATGATCTTACCGAGGCGTTTGTGGAAACTTTCCACCGTTTGCTTGCCTTTTATATTCATCAACTGGCTGATCCTGTCGGCCACTGCTTTTTCTGCTGCCACAAATTCCGGGTGAGTGGTTGGGATCGAACTGACCCTGATCTCATCAGCCAGGTAGTTACCAATGGTATAGGGAATCACAAAATAACCATCCGCCAGGCCCTGCATAAGTGCTGAGGCCCCAAGACGGTTAGCACCATGGTCAGAGAAGTTGGCTTCACCCAGGGCATATAAGCCTGGTACAGTCGTCATCAGTTCATAATCCACCCACAATCCGCCCATGGTATAGTGTACTGCAGGGTAAATCCGCATTGGTACTTCATAAGGGTTCTCACCGGTGATCTTTTCATACATATCGAAAAGGTTACCATATTTCTCTTTCACAACATCCTTTCCTAACTGCGTGATGGTATCTGCAGAAACAATTCCCATATTCCGCTTATTCACTTCCCCTTTTCCATAACGCTGGATGGCATCAGCAAAGTCGAGGTAAACCGCCTGCCTGGAGGTTCCCACACCATAACCAGCATCACACCGCTCTTTGGCAGCACGGCTGGCTACATCCCGGGGTACCAGGTTACCGAAAGCGGGATACCTTCTTTCGAGGTAATAATCTCTTTCCTCTTCGGGAATATCTATTGATTTCCTGTTATCGCCTTGTTTTTTTGGAACCCATATACGACCAT comes from Flavihumibacter fluvii and encodes:
- a CDS encoding fumarate reductase/succinate dehydrogenase flavoprotein subunit, whose protein sequence is MINSKIPAGPLENKWNDFKGHCKLVNPANKRKLEVIIVGTGLAGASAATSLGELGYKVKAFCFQDSPRRAHSIAAQGGINAAKNYQNDGDSVFRLFYDTIKGGDYRAREANVHRLAEVSVNIIDQCVAQGVPFAREYGGLLSNRSFGGTQVQRTFYAAGQTGQQLLIGAYQSLERQVSLGNVEMFSRHEMLDVVVIDGKARGIIARNMVTGELERHFGHAVLLCSGGYGNVFYLSTNAMGSNVTAAWKAHKKGAYFGNPCFTQIHPTCIPVSGDHQSKLTLMSESLRNDGRIWVPKKQGDNRKSIDIPEEERDYYLERRYPAFGNLVPRDVASRAAKERCDAGYGVGTSRQAVYLDFADAIQRYGKGEVNKRNMGIVSADTITQLGKDVVKEKYGNLFDMYEKITGENPYEVPMRIYPAVHYTMGGLWVDYELMTTVPGLYALGEANFSDHGANRLGASALMQGLADGYFVIPYTIGNYLADEIRVSSIPTTHPEFVAAEKAVADRISQLMNIKGKQTVESFHKRLGKIMWDKCGMARNAEGLQQAIEEIRALKNEFWSDLRIPGKVEEMNPELDKANRVADFIELGELMCIDALNRNESCGGHFREESQTEEGEAKRDDVNYAYVAAWELKGEHDWELHKETLDFEVAKPSQRSYK